One Aphelocoma coerulescens isolate FSJ_1873_10779 chromosome 5, UR_Acoe_1.0, whole genome shotgun sequence DNA segment encodes these proteins:
- the ZNF770 gene encoding zinc finger protein 770, whose translation MLKVQHCVTAVKIPKKKPYICDMCYKQFETPSKLARHYLIHTGQKPFECHVCNKTFRQLVHLERHQLTHNLPFKCIVCYRNFRNVITFLKHQQLHNENYESDTKEAGTYVNSEEDRATCGIFHCSVCWKPFTTEERWMLHQCLKSDHLHGARRRKKKTHACESCNKTFPSRSKLERHFLIHTGQKPFKCSSCGKSFRQSTHLKIHQLTHTEERPFQCCFCQKGFKIQSKLMKHKQLHARNKTFHNIVCKAKALKYPRPHNLLDGKRDSFENADTHKSQENDPHDVHSIYIVPFQCPACEQCFETEHVLKLHKCCYSRDSRSSNNGTTACRHTVNRKNKTLMKLKHTGGKATDFSLGDRKKIKSGHVRSPDLVAPRDQRCDQHVSTNPSKDCQSRRDMHKSVCNQMKRTFSVPLSWQEYPQPPQLGSNLKGVLPGESMLNVDDSLDNKDDAFYGSSNDSFFDKPEVLHCAFTVSAKNIHNRHKVCKCDRCEKIFPSSSKLQRHYLIHTGQKPFGCSVCGKTFRQSAHLKRHQLTHTEKRPCKSPVCQVEFENLNKLFNHQGDNTEFKSSQPVGYSGYSQTPSQPSGFQELELIQSDQAVEIKVEIESGDFALDTSSRNPQPYLCSKLLETEQSCYSYWHDFSEGTEKSEVVNKLYQCSICFKTFKSPSKLERHHLMHAGQKPFECLVCGRKFRQAPHLKRHHLTHFKESLKFSSTEEQAENVLVLSKLDNVL comes from the coding sequence atgttaaaagttCAGCATTGTGTAACAGCTGTCAAGATACCCAAGAAAAAGCCGTATATTTGTGACATGTGCTATAAACAGTTCGAAACTCCGTCAAAATTAGCTAGGCATTATCTCATACATACTGGTCAAAAGCCATTTGAATGTCATGTATGCAATAAAACATTTAGGCAGCTAGTCCACCTGGAGAGGCATCAGTTAACCCATAATCTGCCTTTTAAGTGTATTGTTTGTTACAGAAACTTCAGAAATGTAATCACTTTCTTAAAGCATCAGCAGCTTCATAATGAAAATTATGAGAGTGATACAAAGGAAGCAGGAACCTATGTGAATTCTGAGGAAGACAGGGCCACTTGTGGCATATTTCATTGTTCTGTGTGCTGGAAACCTTTTACAACTGAAGAGAGATGGATGCTGCATCAGTGTCTCAAGTCAGATCACCTACATGGTgccagaaggagaaagaagaaaactcaCGCTTGTGAATCATGTAACAAGACATTTCCATCAAGATCCAAGCTAGAAAGACACTTCCTTATTCACACTGGCCAGAAACCTTTTAAGTGTTCTTCATGTGGCAAATCTTTCAGACAGTCAACACACTTGAAAATTCATCAGCTCACGCACACAGAAGAAAGGCCTTTCCAGTGCTGTTTTTGTCAGAAGGGATTTAAAATACAGAGCAAACTCATGAAGCATAAACAGCTCCATGCCAGAAATAAGACTTTCCACAATATTGTATGCAAAGCAAAGGCTCTTAAATATCCCAGGCCACACAACCTGTTGGATGGAAAGAGGGATAGTTTTGAGAATGCTGACACACACAAGTCACAGGAGAATGACCCACATGATGTGCACTCAATTTATATTGTACCCTTTCAGTGCCCAGCATGTGAGCAGTGTTTTGAAACAGAGCATGTTCTAAAGTTGCACAAATGTTGTTATTCAAGAGACAGCAGAAGTTCAAATAATGGTACAACAGCATGCAGACACACAGTGAACAGGAAAAATAAGACCCTGATGAAACTGAAGCATACTGGAGGAAAGGCAACAGATTTTTCTCTgggtgacagaaaaaaaattaaatcaggtCACGTTAGAAGTCCTGACCTGGTTGCACCTAGAGATCAGCGTTGTGATCAGCATGTGTCCACTAACCCGTCCAAGGATTGCCAGAGCAGGCGTGACATGCACAAGTCAGTTTGTAATCAGATGAAAAGAACGTTTTCTGTGCCATTATCTTGGCAAGAGTACCCACAACCTCCTCAATTGGGCAGTAATTTAAAAGGTGTGCTTCCTGGTGAAAGCATGTTAAACGTCGATGATTCACTGGATAATAAAGATGATGCTTTTTATGGTTCATCAAATGATAGTTTCTTTGATAAACCAGAAGTACTTCACTGTGCTTTTACAGTTTCTGCTAAAAATATACATAACAGACACAAAGTGTGTAAATGTGACAGATGTGAAAAAATTTTTCCATCTTCATCCAAACTTCAAAGACATTATCTTATACACACGGGACAAAAGCCCTTTGGCTGTAGTGTTTGTGGGAAGACATTTAGACAGTCAGCTCACTTAAAAAGACATCAGCTCACCCATACTGAAAAGAGACCCTGTAAAAGCCCTGTTTGCCAGGTAGAATTTGAAAACCTGAACAAACTTTTCAATCATCAGGGAGATAACACTGAATTTAAGTCTTCTCAGCCTGTGGGTTATTCAGGTTACTCTCAAACACCTTCACAGCCATCTGGCTTTCAAGAACTTGAGTTGATTCAGTCAGACCAAGCAGTTGAAATCAAAGTTGAAATCGAGTCAGGGGACTTTGCTCTTGACACCAGCAGTAGAAACCCACAGCCATATTTGTGCAGTAAATTGTTGGAAACAGAGCAAAGCTGTTACAGCTATTGGCATGATTTTTCTGAAGGTACTGAAAAAAGTGAAGTTGTTAACAAATTATATCAATGCAGTATCTGCTTTAAAACTTTCAAATCTCCTTCTAAGCTTGAAAGACATCACCTAATGCATGCTGGACAGAAGCCATTTGAATGTTTAGTTTGTGGAAGAAAATTCAGACAGGCCCCACATTTGAAAAGACACCACCTTACTCACTTTAAAGAGAGCTTAAAGTTTAGTTCCACTGAGGAACAAGCAGAGAATGTATTAGTTTTATCAAAACTGGATAATGTCCTAtga